The Qipengyuania aurantiaca genome contains the following window.
GCGTGCCAGCGTCCTTTCGGGAACGAGGCTATACCCGAAGGGAGCTTCTGCGCGCCGTGCCTCGGATCGCCGCCACTCCATGACGGCATTGCGGCCGGAACGCTCTATACTGACACCTCGCGCAAGCTGATCCTCGCGCTCAAGCACGGGCGGCGTATCGGGCTCGCGCCGGTACTTGCGCGCTTGATGGCGGCGCGAATTCCGGTCACAGAAACGGAGCGTGTCATCATCCCGGTGCCGCTCCATCGTTGGCGGCTATGGCAGCGCGGCTTCAACCAGGCGGCCTTGCTGGGGCGCGAGCTGGAGAAGGCGGGCCGTGGGACGCTGCTGGTCGACGGGCTGATCCGCACGAAGCGTACGCCGAGCCTCGGGGGAATGGGAGCAAAGGCCCGGACACGAGCGCTGGCAGGCGCGATTGCGGTAAGGCACAAAAACCAGATTGAGGGGCGCGACATCCTGCTGGTCGACGATGTGCTGACCAGCGGCGCGACCAGCTTGGCCTGTGTGAAAGCCCTGAAACGTGCCGGCGCGCGGACGGTCGTGATCACCTGCTTCGCGCGGGTGCTCGATGAAGCGCTCGACCATGCCCGATAAACGAAACGCCCGGGATCCGAAGATCCCGGGCGCCACGTGACGAAATACACCGGGTCGTTTTGGTGCAGCCCCCCAGCATGCACCAGGCCCTATCCCTCATCGTTACCGGATGCGCCGCATATAAACCCCCATGCGGCTGCGGATCCGGGACCCCCTGAACCTGGCGCTCTGCTGGCACCGTCGTTCCGGTGGGCAGGCCTCACATAACCTGCGATTGGGAACATCACTCAAAATGGCCGTTCATCAAACAGTCTTCTGCCGCTAGTGTCGATTTTGGACACCCCTTGTGGTGATCCTGCAACAACCTGTCGTATTTCTACAATTTATCGGAGCAATCGTGTCCACCGATCAGACTGAACGCGAAACCGGATCGCAATTCCTTCCCAAATTCGACGACAAGGGCTTGCTGAGCGCAGTCGTTCAGGACGCGGATTCGGGCGCGATTCTGATGGTAGCGTTCATGGACCAGGAGGCGGTCGACGCGACTCTGAATACCGGCATCGCCCATTTTCATTCGCGCTCGCGCGGCACGCTCTGGAAGAAGGGGGAAACCTCGGGGAACACGCTGCAGGTCGAGCAAATCCTCGTCGATTGCGACCAGGATGCGCTGGTTCTGCGGTGCCTCCCGGCCGGCCCGACTTGCCATACCGGCGCGGTGAGCTGTTTCTATCGCAGGCTGGAAGACGGTATTCTCCAACCCGTCAAGTCTTGACGCTTACGTAAACGTTGATCTATTGGCATGGGCATGACCCAGCCGCTTCCGCATGCCGAAAACGATCGTCGCCACGCCGGCGCCCACCTCGAACGGCCCGACAAGCTCGAACGCGAACAATTCTCCATCTCCGATCTCACCAGCGAGTTCGGCTGCACGGCGCGCGCCTTGCGCTTTTACGAGGACGAAGGGCTTATCGCTCCCTCGCGCGTGGGGTTGACGCGCATCTATTCCAAGCGCGATCGCGCGCGGCTCGCGTGGATCATGCGCGCCAAGAACGTCGGTTTTTCGCTGACCGAGATCCGCGAAATGATCGACCTTTACGATCTCGACGATGGCCGTGCCGAACAGCGCCGCGTGACGCTGGAAAAGTGCAAGAAGCACGTCTCCAAGCTGAAGGCCCAGCGCGCCGACATCGACAGTTCGATCAAGGAACTGACCGAATTCATCTCGCTTGTTGAAGAACAGCTGGACTGAAATTTCCTCCCCCGGCGAGACGCCGACCAAACGACACTCTCTCCAAGGACTTACAATGCCCACCTACACCGCACCCACCCGCGACACGCGCTTCATCATCAACGAAGTGCTCGACCTTGCCAGCTACGGCAATCTTCCCGGCTTCGAAATGGCAACGGACGATGTGACCGATGCCGTCATTAACGAAGGCGGCAAGTTCTGCGCCGAGGTGCTCGCGCCGCTCAACCGCGTGGGCGACGAGCATGGCTGTGTGCGAAACGAAGACGGTTCGGTGACCACGCCTCCGGGCTTCAAGGAAGCCTTCGACCAGTTCCGTGAGGCGGGCTGGGGCACGCTCGCGCATGACGAGCAGTTCGGCGGGCAGGGCATGCCGCACGTCCTCGGCTTCGTGATGGAAGAATTCATCTCCAGCGCCAACCAGGCTTTCGGCATGTATCCGGGCCTTACAAACGGCGCGATTTCGGCGCTGGTGGCCAAGGGTTCGGACGAGCAGAAGGCAATGTACCTGCCCAAGATGGTCTCGGGCGAATGGACCGGCACCATGAACCTGACCGAGCCTCATTGCGGCACCGATCTCGGCATGATCCGTACCAAGGCCGAGCCGCAGGGTGACGGCAGCTACTCCATCACCGGCACCAAGATATTCATCTCGGCCGGCGAACACGACATGAGCGAGAACATCATCCACCTCGTCCTCGCGAAGACCCCGGGCGCGCCCGACAGCACCAAGGGCATCTCGCTCTTCGTCGTCCCGAAGTTCCTCGTGAACGAGGACGGCACTCCGGGTGAGCGCAACGGCGTGATGTGCGGCTCGATCGAAGAGAAGATGGGCATTCACGGCAACTCGACCTGCGTGCTCAACTACGACGGCGCCAAGGGCTGGATGGTCGGCGACGAGAACAAGGGTCTCGCCGCCATGTTCATCATGATGAACGCCGCGCGCCTCGGGGTCGGTATTCAGGGTCTTAGCCAGGCCGAAGTTGCTTACCAGAACGCGGTCGCCTATGCGCTCGACCGTCGGCAGGGCCGCGCCCTGACCGGCCCGGCAGAGCCCGAAGCGCAGGCCGATCCGATCTTCGTCCACCCCGACGTGCGCCGCATGCTGATGGACGCCAAGGCTTTCACCGAAGCCATGCGCGCTCTTGCCCTGTGGGGCGGCCTGCTGGTCGACCTGACGCACAAGGCGCAGACCGAGGAAGAGCGCGCCGAGGCCGATCTTCTGCTTGGCCTGATGACCCCGGTCATCAAGGGCTACGGCACGGACAAGGGCTATGAAGTTGCCACCAATATGCAGCAGGTCTTCGGCGGCCATGGCTACATCGAGGAATGGGGCATGAGCCAGTTCGTCCGCGACGCGCGTATCGCCCAGATCTACGAAGGCACCAACGGCGTGCAGGCTATGGACCTTTGCGGCCGCAAGCTCGCCCAGAAGGGCGGCGCCGCGGTGCAGGCCTTCTTCAAGCACGTGGGCGAGGAAATCTCCGCCGCCAAGGAAGTCGACGAGCTGAAGGACATGGCCGAGGCGCTGGAAAAGGCGCTGGGCCAGCAGCAGGCATCGACCATGTGGTTCATGCAGAACGCGATGCAGAACCCCAACCACCTCGGCGCGGGCGCGCATCACTACATGCACATCATGGGCATCGTGACGCTCGGCCTGATGTGGCTGAAGATGGCCAAGGTCGCCGCATCGAAGCTTGCCAGTGCGGGCGACGACAAGGCGTTCTACGAACAGAAACTCGCCACCGCGCGCTATTACATGGACCGCTACCTGCCCGACGCCGGCGCGCTGCGCCGCAAGCTCGAAGCGGGCAGCGACAGCCTGATGGCACTGGGCGAAGACGCCTTCCAGACGGCCGCCTGATTAACGCGAGACACAAGAAAGGGCGCCTTCCGCGAGGAGGGCGCCCTTTTGTCTGGTCTAAGTCAAAGCGGTTATTCGGTCGGCAGGAAATCCGGCACCGACAGGTACCGCTCGCCCGTGTCGTAATTGAAGCCCATCACGCGAGCGCCAGCATCCAGTTCCGGCAGTTTCTTCGCAATCGCCGCCAGCGTCGCGCCGCTTGAAATGCCGACCAGCAGGCCTTCCTCGGCCGCACAGCGCCGCGCCCATTCCTTGGCGTCTTCCGGTTCGACCTGGATCGCACCGTCGATGCTGTCCGTGTGGAGGTTTTCGGGCACGAAGCCTGCGCCGATGCCCTGGATCGGGTGCGGGCCGGGATCGCCGCCGCTGATGACGGGGGAGAGAGTGGGCTCGACTGCATAGGCGAGCATTTCGGGCCAGGTTTCTTTCAGCACCTCGGCGCAGCCGGTGAGGTGGCCGCCGGTGCCGACGCCGGTGATCATCACGTCGATGGGTTCATTGGCGAAATCGGCGAGGATTTCTCGCGCGGTGGTGCGTTTGTGGACTTCGAAGTTCGACGGGTTGTCGAACTGGCTCGGCATCCATGCGCCGTCGGTGCTTTCGACCAGTTCTTCGGCGCGGGCGATAGCGGCTTTCATCCCGCCTTCCTTGGGGGTGAGGTCGAAGGTTGCGCCATAGGCCAGCATCAGGCGGCGACGCTCCATGCTCATGCTTTCGGGCATGACGAGTACCAGCTTGTAGCCCTTGACTGCGGCGGCCATCGCAAGGCCGATGCCGGTGTTGCCGCTGGTCGGCTCGATGATCGTGCCGCCGGGCTTCAGCTTGCCGGCCTTTTCCGCATCCTCGACCATGGCGAGGCCGATGCGGTCCTTGATCGATCCGCCGGGATTGGCGCGCTCGCTCTTCACCCAGACCTCGTGGTCGGGGAACAGGCGCGCAAGGCGGATGTGCGGCGTGTTGCCGATGGTTTCGAGGACGGACTGGGCTTTCATGGCAATTGCTCCTGGAGTTCTTCTTCCGGGGGTGTTTTTCGAACGGGTTGTTCTTGCAATTCCTCAGGCGGGTCGAAGGTCCGGGTCGTGCGAAGAACGGGAAAGATTTTCGCCCACATGGCGACTGTGATGATGGCGCCGGTGCCGCCGGTCACGACTGCCGCGACCGGGCCGATGGCGTAAGCGAGGCTGCCCGAAAAGAAGTCGCCAAATTCATTCGAGGCGCTGATCGTCAGGAGGCTGACCGAGGACACGCGCCCACGCTTCTCGTCGGGGGTGTGGAGCTGGATCAGCGACTGGCGGATATAGACGCTGAACATATCCGCCGCGCCCACGATGAAGAGCATGGCGAGGCTGAGCGGCATGGAGGTCGAGAAGCCGAAGATGATGGTCGCCAGTCCGAAGAGGGCTACGGCCCACAGCATCTTGGGCCCGACATTGGTCTTGAGCGGACGGAAGGAGAAATAGAGCGCGGTCAGCGCCGCGCCGACGGCAGGGGCCATGGCGAGCTGCGCGAGGCCGGTCTCGCCGACTTGCAGGATGTCGCGGGCGTAAACGGGGAAGAGCGCGGTCGCCCCGGCGAGGAAAACGGCGAAGAGATCGAGCGTGATCGCGCCCAACACCATCTTGTTGCGCACCACATAGCGCAGGCCTTCGACCATGGCGTGGATCGGGCGCTGGTTCTGCGGACGTGGAGGCTGGGGGACCTTGCCGATGAAGGATAGCGCGGTGATCGAGACGAGGAAGAGCGCGGCTGCCGTGATGTAAGGCAGCGACGGGAAGATCGCGTAGGTGTAGCCACCCACAGCCGGCCCCACGATCATGCCGACCTGCCACGAGATGCTCGACAGGGCGATTGCGTTGGGCAGGATCGCCTTGGGCACGAGATTGGGGGCAAGGGCCGACAGCGCCGGCCCGGCAAAGGCGCGCGCGATG
Protein-coding sequences here:
- a CDS encoding ComF family protein; protein product: MQQVPMGRVTTMGRVLRDGIAPIVDLIYPPRCPACGEATGEQGGLCVECWSGLAIPSEPSCAACQRPFGNEAIPEGSFCAPCLGSPPLHDGIAAGTLYTDTSRKLILALKHGRRIGLAPVLARLMAARIPVTETERVIIPVPLHRWRLWQRGFNQAALLGRELEKAGRGTLLVDGLIRTKRTPSLGGMGAKARTRALAGAIAVRHKNQIEGRDILLVDDVLTSGATSLACVKALKRAGARTVVITCFARVLDEALDHAR
- the hisI gene encoding phosphoribosyl-AMP cyclohydrolase, coding for MSTDQTERETGSQFLPKFDDKGLLSAVVQDADSGAILMVAFMDQEAVDATLNTGIAHFHSRSRGTLWKKGETSGNTLQVEQILVDCDQDALVLRCLPAGPTCHTGAVSCFYRRLEDGILQPVKS
- a CDS encoding MerR family transcriptional regulator → MGMTQPLPHAENDRRHAGAHLERPDKLEREQFSISDLTSEFGCTARALRFYEDEGLIAPSRVGLTRIYSKRDRARLAWIMRAKNVGFSLTEIREMIDLYDLDDGRAEQRRVTLEKCKKHVSKLKAQRADIDSSIKELTEFISLVEEQLD
- a CDS encoding acyl-CoA dehydrogenase C-terminal domain-containing protein, with protein sequence MPTYTAPTRDTRFIINEVLDLASYGNLPGFEMATDDVTDAVINEGGKFCAEVLAPLNRVGDEHGCVRNEDGSVTTPPGFKEAFDQFREAGWGTLAHDEQFGGQGMPHVLGFVMEEFISSANQAFGMYPGLTNGAISALVAKGSDEQKAMYLPKMVSGEWTGTMNLTEPHCGTDLGMIRTKAEPQGDGSYSITGTKIFISAGEHDMSENIIHLVLAKTPGAPDSTKGISLFVVPKFLVNEDGTPGERNGVMCGSIEEKMGIHGNSTCVLNYDGAKGWMVGDENKGLAAMFIMMNAARLGVGIQGLSQAEVAYQNAVAYALDRRQGRALTGPAEPEAQADPIFVHPDVRRMLMDAKAFTEAMRALALWGGLLVDLTHKAQTEEERAEADLLLGLMTPVIKGYGTDKGYEVATNMQQVFGGHGYIEEWGMSQFVRDARIAQIYEGTNGVQAMDLCGRKLAQKGGAAVQAFFKHVGEEISAAKEVDELKDMAEALEKALGQQQASTMWFMQNAMQNPNHLGAGAHHYMHIMGIVTLGLMWLKMAKVAASKLASAGDDKAFYEQKLATARYYMDRYLPDAGALRRKLEAGSDSLMALGEDAFQTAA
- the cysK gene encoding cysteine synthase A, with translation MKAQSVLETIGNTPHIRLARLFPDHEVWVKSERANPGGSIKDRIGLAMVEDAEKAGKLKPGGTIIEPTSGNTGIGLAMAAAVKGYKLVLVMPESMSMERRRLMLAYGATFDLTPKEGGMKAAIARAEELVESTDGAWMPSQFDNPSNFEVHKRTTAREILADFANEPIDVMITGVGTGGHLTGCAEVLKETWPEMLAYAVEPTLSPVISGGDPGPHPIQGIGAGFVPENLHTDSIDGAIQVEPEDAKEWARRCAAEEGLLVGISSGATLAAIAKKLPELDAGARVMGFNYDTGERYLSVPDFLPTE
- a CDS encoding MFS transporter, with the translated sequence MTSKTAPSPETSPLRIPNFRAYWLSRLSMTLAQYAMMLIIGWQTYNIARDSGMSVAESSGQLALIGLLQFVPLFILTPFSGWAADHFDRRNLGRLTVLLQLVCAGLLAWLTWTDAVSLPWIFGVAILLGIARAFAGPALSALAPNLVPKAILPNAIALSSISWQVGMIVGPAVGGYTYAIFPSLPYITAAALFLVSITALSFIGKVPQPPRPQNQRPIHAMVEGLRYVVRNKMVLGAITLDLFAVFLAGATALFPVYARDILQVGETGLAQLAMAPAVGAALTALYFSFRPLKTNVGPKMLWAVALFGLATIIFGFSTSMPLSLAMLFIVGAADMFSVYIRQSLIQLHTPDEKRGRVSSVSLLTISASNEFGDFFSGSLAYAIGPVAAVVTGGTGAIITVAMWAKIFPVLRTTRTFDPPEELQEQPVRKTPPEEELQEQLP